One Mercurialis annua linkage group LG3, ddMerAnnu1.2, whole genome shotgun sequence DNA window includes the following coding sequences:
- the LOC126671927 gene encoding amino acid transporter AVT6A-like → MKLDKKKLKKTRKSHDQESPLLPKTIENDPKTADGASFLGAVFNLSTTIIGAGIMALPATMKVLGLGLGIAMIVFVAVLTECSLEILLRYSKAGKVDSYGAVMADAFGNGGRRLLQVLITLNIVGILIVYMIIIGDVLSGTSSSGVHHAGVLEGWFGSQWWNSRMIVLLFITLAVFAPLACFKRIDSLRYTSALAFALAVVFLVITGGITVYKIVDGSVSMPRLLPNITDITSFWTLFTVIPILVTAFICHFNVHTIENELEDSSQIAPVVRSSLALCSTVYIMTSFFGFLLFGNSTLDDVLANFDTNLGIPYSYMFNDVIRISYALHLMLVFPVVFYPLRQNLDGLLFPSARPLVSDNFRFTLITITILFLTFLGANFIPSIWVAFQFTGATSSICIGFIFPAAIALRDPHLVASKKDKIVSAFIICLAVFSSLVAIYSDAFALFKKNPSTRS, encoded by the exons ATGAAGCTTGACAAGAAAAAGCTcaagaaaacaagaaaatcCCACGACCAAGAATCGCCATTACTGCCCAAAACAATAGAAAACGACCCGAAAACCGCTGATGGAGCTTCGTTTCTTGGTGCGGTGTTTAATCTTTCAACAACTATTATTGGCGCTGGTATCATGGCATTACCTGCTACCATGAAAGTGCTCGGACTTGGCCTTGGGATTGCTATGATAGTGTTTGTTGCTGTCCTGACTGAGTGTTCTTTAGAGATTCTGTTGAGGTATAGTAAGGCGGGGAAAGTGGATTCTTATGGTGCTGTAATGGCGGATGCTTTTGGGAACGGTGGTCGGAGGTTGCTTCAGGTTCTTATAACTCTTAATATTGTTGGGATCCTCATTGTCTACATGATTATAATTG GTGATGTATTGTCTGGAACATCTTCGAGTGGAGTTCATCATGCTGGTGTACTGGAAGGATGGTTTGGTAGCCAATGGTGGAATAGCCGGATGATTGTTCTTCTTTTTATAACTCTTGCTGTATTTGCTCCATTGGCATGCTTCAAGAGGATAG ATTCATTGAGATATACATCTGCTTTGGCATTTGCACTTGCGGTTGTTTTCCTTGTTATTACTGGTGGAATTACAGTTTACAAAATAGTTGATGGAAGTGTTTCTATGCCAAGGTTACTTCCCAATATTACTGATATCACATCTTTTTGGACTCTCTTCACTGTCATTCCCATTCTTGTTACAGCATTTATCTGTCATTTCAATG TACATACAATCGAAAATGAGCTGGAAGACTCGTCTCAGATTGCGCCAGTCGTCCGAAGTTCACTTGCCCTATGCTCTACTGTCTACATAATGACAAGCTTCTTCGGATTCCTCTTGTTTGGAAACTCAACATTGGATGATGTATTAGCCAACTTTGATACCAATCTCGGGATCCCTTACAGTTATATGTTTAACGATGTTATTCGAATAAGCTATGCGCTGCATCTGATGCTTGTTTTCCCTGTCGTCTTTTATCCGCTGCGCCAGAATTTGGACGGTCTACTATTTCCCTCGGCTAGGCCACTCGTTTCAGATAATTTCAGGTTTACATTGATCACCATAACAATCCTTTTCCTGACATTCTTGGGAGCAAATTTCATACCTAGCATCTGGGTTGCTTTCCAATTCACTGGAGCAACTTCTTCAATTTGCATTGGATTCATCTTCCCTGCTGCCATTGCCCTCAG GGATCCCCATTTGGTAGCATCAAAGAAGGACAAGATAGTGTCAGCTTTCATAATATGTCTAGCTGTGTTCTCAAGTTTGGTGGCCATTTACAGTGATGCATTTGCTTTGTTCAAAAAGAATCCTTCCACAAGATCATGA
- the LOC126672049 gene encoding amino acid transporter AVT6A-like, with the protein MNILDEKTSQTHDQESPLLPKTRENVQEINGASFLGAVFNLSTTIIGAGVMALPAIMKVLGLGLGIGMIVLVAVLTEFSLEILLRFSKAAKEESYGGVMGDAFGVSGRRVLQGFVMLNILGVLIVYTIIIGDVLSGTSASGAHHSGVFEGWFGSHWWTGRTFVLLFVTLSVFAPLACFKRMDSLRFTSALAFALAVFFLVITGGITLYKLVDGGVCMPRILPNITDITSFWNLFTVFPILVTAFICHVNIHTIENELKDSSLIQPVVRTSVALCSTVYILTSLFGILLFGDSTLDNVLTNFDTNLGVPYNNVLNDVIRISYALHLILVFPVVFHPLRLNLDGLLFPSARPLSSDNRRFTLISIALISVIFLGATFIPSIWVAFQFTGATSSNAIGFIFPAAVVLRDRHLVASKKDKIVSGFMIFLALFSSFVAIYSIQMH; encoded by the exons ATGAACATTTTAGACGAGAAAACAAGCCAAACTCACGATCAAGAATCTCCATTACTACCTAAAACAAGAGAAAATGTTCAAGAAATTAACGGAGCTTCATTTCTTGGTGCAGTGTTCAATCTTTCGACAACTATTATTGGTGCTGGTGTCATGGCATTGCCTGCTATTATGAAGGTGCTGGGGCTTGGACTTGGAATTGGTATGATCGTGTTGGTTGCGGTTCTTACGGAGTTTTCTTTGGAGATTTTGTTGAGGTTCAGTAAGGCTGCAAAAGAAGAGTCCTATGGTGGAGTTATGGGGGATGCTTTTGGAGTTAGTGGCAGGAGAGTTCTTCAGGGGTTTGTTATGCTTAATATTCTTGGTGTTCTCATTGTCTACACCATTATAATTg GTGATGTACTGTCTGGTACATCTGCAAGCGGAGCTCATCATAGCGGTGTATTTGAAGGATGGTTTGGAAGTCATTGGTGGACTGGCCGTACATTTGTTCTTCTATTTGTAACTCTTTCTGTTTTTGCTCCATTGGCATGCTTCAAACGGATGG ATTCACTGAGATTCACATCTGCTTTAGCATTTGCTCTCGCGGTGTTTTTTCTCGTTATTACTGGTGGAATCACTCTGTACAAATTAGTTGATGGAGGTGTTTGTATGCCAAGAATACTTCCCAATATTACTGATATCACATCATTCTGGAATCTCTTCACCGTTTTTCCGATTCTAGTGACAGCATTTATCTGTCATGTCAACA TTCATACAATTGAAAATGAGCTGAAAGACTCGTCTCTGATACAGCCAGTGGTCCGGACATCAGTAGCTCTCTGTTCTACTGTCTACATATTGACAAGCTTGTTTGGTATATTGCTATTTGGAGATTCAACATTAGATAATGTATTGACTAATTTTGACACAAACCTTGGAGTCCCTTACAACAATGTGCTGAATGATGTTATTCGCATCAGCTATGCTCTTCATCTCATTCTAGTTTTCCCTGTCGTCTTCCATCCATTACGCCTAAATTTGGATGGTCTTCTTTTTCCGTCGGCCAGACCATTGAGTTCAGACAATCGCAGGTTTACATTGATCAGTATAGCTCTCATTTCTGTCATTTTCTTGGGTGCAACTTTCATACCTAGCATTTGGGTTGCTTTTCAATTCACTGGAGCAACTTCTTCAAATGCCATTGGGTTCATCTTCCCGGCTGCCGTTGTCCTCAG